Within Primulina tabacum isolate GXHZ01 chromosome 5, ASM2559414v2, whole genome shotgun sequence, the genomic segment ATTAGCATTCATGTCCATGACATTCCGGTATAATCCTTGTGGTATTTGGCTAACGATGCGTTTGTAATGTGCCAATCGAGCCTTCCACATTTCGTTGTCCTCTTGAAATTTCTTCTCAGTGATGCCTGGGATGGAGTTACTGCTAATTCTTGGTGGAACAGCAAAAGCTCGCTCTGGCCATTTCTTTAACGCACCCCCGGCAACCTCATCCGGACTACTTACCTCCGGAAGTGGTGTTATGCAGATTTCCATATCTTTGTACCTTGTGACATGAAAATGAGCTTGTATAAACtacaaatattaatttaattccCAATTTATTATATGAAATGAAATGTTGGATTGGGGAGGTATGTTGGTACCAAGCTGCGTCAGGATTATCAGATTTGCACATATGTGGTTTATTATATACTGCTCTGTTCTTAACACATTCAACATGGTTGATTGGCTTTTGCCAGATCGAAAGATCTCCCTTTTCAACGACCTTTTTCCAGCAGATGCGTCTGGCTACATCCTCGATCGAATCTTGCTCTTGCTTCAAATCGTCTTCCGTTCTCTCCCATCCTCTCCAGTATTTCTTCCAGTGAATCGGCGGACCTGAGAGTATCCAGTACCCACCAGGCCTAAGAATCCTGTCTACTTCAATTAAATATAGTCCATCTGCAACCAATCCAAACCAGAGATGATAAATATGTATTCTAAAGCACCGACTTTTTATCAAAAGAGATCAAGTTCGACAAGGGAATGGATCTAACCATAATTATACCAAGGAATAAGACAGCGAGAGCAGTGAGCCATGTCAAAAGCCCGGGCGGGATATGGAAGTCTCTGTGATCCCATGATTCCGATCATTGCTGGAACGCCTCGTTCCAATGCAAACCACACCTGTGCTTCGTGGGTATCCCTTGGAGCAAAAGACATCCCGATGATATTCCTCTTCAGCAGATAAGCACCCCAACTTGCTACCTGAGGAACCAACAACACAAAAAGAATTGAGAAGTTTGTGAAAGATACAATAAAACCCGTACTGTAAGATAAATTTCTCACCCCGCAGCCCGTATCAACAGCAGTTCGAATGGTTCCATCAGTAAGAGGGATAAGCGcattaatatcatcaatataagcATCCGCACCACGGGGGAACATGGTTCCTCCTCCGGGAAATCTGAAGCGATCTCCTTCGACTTGGATCCAATTCTGAACAGCTTTCTCGACGCTGAGTTCTTTGTGGGGGATATTGGCATACCACGCGTAATCCCGGCTCTGCGGCCATTTGAAAGGGTTCTTGTAGTTCGGCGGAGAGGGTATTAGGCAACGCAGGAGTTCTTCCTTCGCAGGGCAATGCCTTTCTCGGTATTTCAACATGTTGCGATCGAATTTCCGACCCCTTTGCTGATCTTGGCAGGGAGTATATTCGCTATATGACATGTCGCACGGTGGGAATGTCTCGGAGTTATCAGAACTGTTTACCAATAACTGATGGTGGCTTTCAAAGTCTAACGAATTAGCTGATGTCGATGAAGACGATGATTGAACATGAACGGAGTTGGCTTTATCGTCGCAGCCAACTCTGGAATAGACATCGGATTGGGATATTGGAGCTCGAGATGAACTCTGCCAACCTCCCAAAACATAGAAGAAGACACAGAGGCCACTTACGGCCAGTATCCAAGTGAGACGTTTTCTCTTCAATTCAAGCTGGTGAGGCTTTGGGGATCCACCTGTACTCCTTTCCCATCTAGACCTGAAAATCATCAGATATTTCGATCAACATAGAATCAGATAAAAACTCGAACATATCGACATAAACAAGTAGGTGGAAGACGGCATTGTCGCGTACAAGAAATGCATAGCATGCAGCCTAAACTAAATATATTGCTTCGATCTCTCTCCTTCAATACCATTTTACCAGCAAAAAAGATCATTTTAAAGAAACTAAGAATTAACCATGGATCAGTCAAATCAAGAGGTTCGGCGGATACAGATTTCCCCTTAGCATGCATATCTATTACAAGAATGATGAAATATAGTTGGGTAGCCATATATACATACCTCTCCTCAGAGTTGCTGCAAAAGCAGAAGAAGATAGATAAGCAGAAACGGTATTGCT encodes:
- the LOC142545397 gene encoding LOW QUALITY PROTEIN: putative methyltransferase PMT18 (The sequence of the model RefSeq protein was modified relative to this genomic sequence to represent the inferred CDS: deleted 1 base in 1 codon); the protein is MGKEYGGSPKPHQLELKRKRLTWILAVSGLCVFFYVLGGWQSSSRAPISQSDVYSRVGCDDKANSVHVQSSSSSTSANSLDFESHHQLLVNSSDNSETFPPCDMSYSEYTPCQDQQRGRKFDRNMLKYRERHCPAKEELLRCLIPSPPNYKNPFKWPQSRDYAWYANIPHKELSVEKAVQNWIQVEGDRFRFPGGGTMFPRGADAYIDDINALIPLTDGTIRTAVDTGCGVASWGAYLLKRNIIGMSFAPRDTHEAQVWFALERGVPAMIGIMGSQRLPYPARAFDMAHCSRCLIPWYNYDGLYLIEVDRILRPGGYWILSGPPIHWKKYWRGWERTEDDLKQEQDSIEDVARRICWKKVVEKGDLSIWQKPINHVECVKNRAVYNKPHMCKSDNPDAAWYKDMEICITPLPEVSSPDEVAGGALKKWPERAFAVPPRISSNSIPGITEKKFQEDNEMWKARLAHYKRIVSQIPQGLYRNVMDMNANFGGFAAALSKYPVWVMNVVPSNSEPDTLGVIYERGFIGTYQDWCEAFSTYPRTYDLIHAGGVFSIYQDRCELTYILLEMDRILRPEGTVIFRDGVEVLIKIKSITDGMKWQSQIMDHESGPFNPEKILVATKTYWTGEAKQKQ